The Rhododendron vialii isolate Sample 1 chromosome 3a, ASM3025357v1 nucleotide sequence aagaacgagaaattgaaaactaaacaagaaatcacaaagacacaagatatacgtggttccccaagatgggtacgtccacgggcgaggagagagaggattcactaaccaacgtgaagaagagatacaaagagccggctataatccgtaactctagaaaggccacaatatgaaagcccaaaagataatttctagaagtaccccaaaagccttatttataataggctacaaaaacgaaaacaacataattaaccaatgtgggactaaagaatacaaggcattcctaacatatactactactatttttggaaattaataTTATCTTTAGATGTTGAAATTTCGTTCATTTCCCAACCCGTCCAAAAAGAATTTAATTAGGACTTGACCTGGGATTGGGACAAGGAAAGGTCTTGACAAAAATATTACTAACTTATAAGCCAAGGGGACTTTTCAAACAACTGGGCGGAAATACCTAATTAATCTGGCATtcaatagtattatttttttaccaCAATTCAAATGGGCTTGGAGCttttttcttaagttttctgcTATACATAACCGTTCGTTTGACTGATTTGTGAGCAGAAAGTGGAGTGTGCGTAGTGAAAATAATTTAACAGGCCAGGTAACTCTATTAAAAAACAATActctaaaaaatggacaaaattttcaatgcTTTTTGGGCACTGCCACGTGGTGTCCCAAGCCTCTCCACAACCACATATTTATGTAGGGTCTGAGACTAAGTGTGAAGACCCCACAACAATGTGTGGTGGGAGCGGTGCCCCAAAGGCACTGAATAATATCTCAAAACTATGGGTATACTATTTGGAACCTACTTCGGAGTCTTACACAAATATTCTCCTCTCAAATATATTATCTCCGAATTTTTTACTGTTTTGCCATCCAAGCTCTTTTTGCCTTAAGCCatattttttatcaatttttttaagaaagtcctcaatacacacccctttaagatGTGtgccatatgcacctattgtgtggttcatattgtgccacctcataaaaaattatttgtaaaaTCGGtcatttataacattttatttcgtatcgtaacttttatactaaaaattcgtaacttttcatcaatatgattcgtaactttttagcaatagattcataacattttaagaatcataacatttttttgtgtttcaatgagggtgcatatgatatacACATAAATGaaaggtgtgtattgtagtactttcttatttttatactttttaaatgTATATAACGtacctctattcaaaaagtaaaaaaaaaaaaaagtttgttaaaATATTACTCCAAAACAATtgactaaaaataaaaaaaaaacacgcaaCCGTATAATCTTCTTATCTCAAAATTGATAACCAATCATTATGATTCTTGAATTTAGATCAAGAAAATctcttcaaaatcaaaaaaaaaaaaacacgattCAATTAAATTTATAGCTCTACACGCTTATCGCGTAAGTGAATCATGACCTTTCACTTTGAATTTCGGGAGAATTTTTACGTCCAAATTCTGAAACACCGGTTTCAAAAAAAGTACTCCATGCACAGTTCTTAATTGGTAAACTGGACATTACATTACATAGAAGGCACATTAAAACATGTCACTAGCATATATAGTAAGAGCTTCAATTATGCCCACTTGCGGTGAAAACCGTAGGTTTTCCGCCACTATCATTGTGGGTCTCATCGCATGTTTATCGTATGctttcttttataaataaaaattcaatttttgatatacttaTCGATGTTCAATCAAATTGATTTTACCCGTTGATATATTATACTCTACAGGTCCAATAAGATACTATAATCGGTTCagattattaaaaaatatataaggtgGGACCCACACTAAGCAGTAGTAGAACATCCACAATTTTCACCTCCGGCGAACAATAATAGTTTCAAAAGACACCGATGTGCAAGAGCTAGCCACAACTTTACGAGTTTGTTGACGATGGGAAATCTCTCTAATAAAACTTTCATTGAATACCAAATGTCAATTTTTAAAGAGTTTAGAGATTGCCAATCTTTTTTTGAGACACGGTGTTGAgatgatccaaaccattaatGTTATTGGTATCGTTGAAAAGACCATTCATggaaaaattcattttaattggatatcattaattaggaatcaattttttgttgttagCTAGATACCTATAGATGTTTGAAGAAGATAAATTTTTTCACGATGAAACTCCTCAACAAGCTCTATAAAATATCGGTTCAAATTATCCCATTATGAGCTTGGTGCGTGCTTAAAGTATATTTTAAAATGGTTGactttttttatcattttgattcattttttttacatttttcgattattctcatcaagacaaactaaaaaggtcaaaaaaaaaaaaatcgatagCATGCTACTggtaaaaaaaatgggaaaaaaaacaaaaatagtccttgtagtttagtgtttgtgtcaacttggttcctgcagtttgaattggctcgatttacattttgtagttttcattttgtaccaacttggtccaattactaattGCCATTGGACTTCGTTAACCCCAGACACGAATGGGTCCCTTTTCTAGGGTTAAAACTGTAATCTGTCTTTCTCCTCTTACCCTAATATACCTCTAAACCAAAACACATAGCCTCATtattccattctccatttgtcGCGCCCGGGATTTTACCTTCGACCGAAACGTGTCTCGTTCGCTTTCGGGGGGAAGGAGTGAGAGGGATTAGAGCCTGAATAAGTGATCCGATTCCGATGGATTGCGACgtggttcttgtaaaaaaaagaaaaaatgaggagttttgtgttctataaaaggggttcggatatttttgaaaaatgtttgaattttagaaaatgaagtgggttttattttaaaaaagattgaGCTTTCATCAAGCTACCTATATATCTCCGGGTAAAAGAGAAAAAGGTCCGGCAGTAGTTTGGACCACAAAAAGGGTTTAGAAAAAACTTAAGAGTCTCCATCGGGCATAGAGCTTAGGTGTCGGTCACCTCCTGAATATCGGAATAATAATTCTggtatttttagaaaaaagaacacgGGCCAGAGAAcccgatttttagaaaaaagtgaCTCCGTTTTACTTTTTAGGAAAAGGCTTTAGGTCTGCGAGGTTAGAGAAGAAAGGGTTCGATAATTCACTAGAAAATGGACCCATTTGTGTATGGGGTTAACGGAGGCTAACaacagttagtaattggaccaagttggaacaaaatggaaattacagggtgtaaatcgagccaattcaaactacagggaccaagttgacacaaacactaaactacAGGGAtcatttcggtttttttcccaaaaaaaattaacgacgAATTTTTCCAGAACCATGTTGTTCCCTTTCTGGTGCACTCGTAAGAATTGGGAGCTTGAGAAATGGAAGTTGAAAAGATTGAGAGAAAAGCcaaagggtattttggtctcaCAGATCACTTTAAGTTGTTTTACTAGCTAGGCGGATATTTGTCTGGGCGCATTAACTagtttcattattttccataaGAGTGGCTTTATACGGTCTCATTTAATAACCATTATCATGTGCCTTTAGGCACATATTAATAAAAGCCTAAGTTATATTATATGCCAGTTTCATGAAAGCCCGGAAAAACTAACGTTTGTCACATATCAAAACACAGTCTAACATTGTCAGCGGCTAAAAAGTCAGAAGCCATTTTTTCCCTCGAGTCTAGAAGCTGGGAAATAAGTGCTTTCACGAGTTCTTTCCTTTCCTGCACAGTTACGCGCCAAATTACTAAGTCGTAACAATATCAATTGCTCTCATTTCATTTGTCTTAACAACTAACAAGGGCCTTTCAACAAACGCGTTCCATGCATGATCGATGTGCGTGTATATATAGCTCCCTACATAGCTCCTCCTATTTCCCATCATCACCCTTCAACAACAAATTTCCCAAAATcaaccaatctctctctctctctctctctctctctctgaaattcTCACCTTGTTCAGTATGGCAGAAAAGGAGCAACAACAAGCATTTCCTTTGGCCCCCACCAACGGTTATGCCCGGAGCGACGCAGAGGCGGCCACTGCTGATAAAGAGGAGCTCCGTCGCCAGAAGCGGAAGAAGTATTTGATATACTTTGCAGCCTTTGTGGTATTCCAAACTCTTATTATAGTCCTGTTTTCATTGACCGTGATGAAAGTGAAGACTCCCAAATTCCGGGTCCGATCTTCTTCTTCGATTAACACGGTCGATGTCCAACAAACTTCGTTTACCCTGAACATGAATGCTCAATTCGGGATCAAGAACACCAATTTCGGTCCGTACAAGTATGACAGCACCACGGTCAGCTTCCTCTATAATGGTATTCAAGTTGGGAGTGCTGTTATTCCCAAGTCGAAAGCCAATTTCCTATCTACCAAAAAGATCAATGTCCCAGTGGACCTCACATCTGCCAATCTATCGGGCAATACTGAGATTTTGACTCTGACGAGCACGGCCAGATTGAGCGGGAAGGTGGAGTTGATGCTCAtcttcaagaaaaagaaggccGTGAATATGAATTGCACCATGGATGTCAACACCAGGACCAGGGAGCTCCTGAATGTCGCGTGCAAATGATAGTTTCTTATGC carries:
- the LOC131319687 gene encoding uncharacterized protein LOC131319687 isoform X2, whose amino-acid sequence is MAEKEQQQAFPLAPTNGYARSDAEAATADKEELRRQKRKKYLIYFAAFVVFQTLIIVLFSLTVMKVKTPKFRVRSSSSINTVDVQQTSFTLNMNAQFGIKNTNFGPYKYDSTTVSFLYNGIQVGSAVIPKSKANFLSTKKINVPVDLTSANLSGNTEILTLTSTARLSGKVELMLIFKKKKAVNMNCTMNANTSTQMLENVKCK